The proteins below come from a single Manduca sexta isolate Smith_Timp_Sample1 chromosome 3, JHU_Msex_v1.0, whole genome shotgun sequence genomic window:
- the LOC115441216 gene encoding lysine-specific demethylase 5B isoform X1, whose product MGKCDEANVEVSMGDSASPMKPDNFTFTPPPEAPVFEPTPEEFLDPLAYISKIRPIAEKSGICKIKPPAHWQPPFAVDVDRLRFTPRIQRLNELEAITRVKLNFLDQIIKFWELQGSTLKIPTVERKPLDLYSLHKIVREAGGFEICSSERKWSKIARRMGYPQGKGIGSILKSHYERILYPYDVFKSNGAVGDNKETKIEVKGEQTPEKATSTRSRSASKCPAGAAATPPPARRYKPEPEPAAEGSHAEGALPAGGDVIMKTPIKEESPETRRTSPRENKWMSAGASCGSRGRATRSTRLREHRVSNMTVSVTPAPKHPPLHPDDPLAKYMCHVCGRGDVEEQMLLCDGCDDSYHTFCLVPPLADVPKGDWRCPVCLAEEVSKPAEAFGFEQATREYTLQQFGEMADQFKSDYFNMPVHMVPTSTVEKEFWRIVSSIDEDVTVEYGADLHSMDHGSGFPTKSSAHLYPGEQQYAESSWNLNNLPVLEGSVLGHINADISGMKIPWLYVGMCFATFCWHNEDHWSYSINYLHWGEPKTWYGVPSSKAEQFEAAMKAEAPELFQLQPDLLHQLVTIMNPNVLMKAGVPVYRMDQHAGEFVITFPRAYHAGFNQGYNFAEAVNFTPADWLKMGRECISHYSTLRRYCVFSHDELVCKMALEADSLSLSVALAAYRDMRTMLHDERKLRKALLDWGVTEAEREAFELLPDDERQCQLCKTTCFLSCVTCRCTPHVACLRHFGDLCRCPPNHHKLRYRYTLDELPAMLDKLKKKSEQFREWAEAVQNALDPDTPKTCDLDGLRAHLKKAHDLKMHKTELVRALETAIEDAEKCASVIQQLDLNKMRTRTRHHDPKYRLTIHELTLFAAEIDGLACVLPEGSAVKEVLRQTAEFETKSTELLNKDLDKIEQSYVRELEEVVELGSRLCIVLPQLAPLQARLQQVKFIEEVQGYREEPSTLTPEVIDRLLEDADKLVPHHRVEVERAGLYKLRGQVEEWESRARAILEAAHAPAGDGADDPCAPPQYTTLSEVQALLGEAERVEAALPSRHALHAAHQHAKDWLAKVEEMQSKDLYPYMHTVETIVKKGQQIPLALYEKDQLATALQSAKEWKRGAAEMFLKKNWPYSLLEALSPRTDVSEGSGGGRKRTRASAAGTGDAEPPPSSLEAGLFLRNFSEDSTPTEIVAAFKQAELNELSAIKQLRARNMRKEVRAPAAAGLTFCVCQKRQYGVMTQCELCKDWFHASCIAASREEREESPDRMETSSSMAIEPKFLCPDCVRTQRPKLDRILALLVWLQKLPVRLAEGEALQCVTERAMAWQDSARALLNDHRLPDHQQDRQDRQASRERADKLNAELKKATGRAHDAHNLSQNQRSMASVEHAYSASPRSPHAASAALLHKLEDLMLEGDLLEVRLEEQAQVWAAVWAARGAEGRRGARALDAGTTAHTAHPAHPAHPGHTARRKRAPRPARHHHPLKRTRTRHHHGTTTTTKPTIKRGTTTTTNYLNRKQGMSSGSSLMMRKHYMARQERRKRGLASQRGKHPSRIGDSASQGSGSRAASAGRRSSSSSMSSADDDEDCAAANCLRPTGKEVDWVQCDGGCDQWFHMHCVGLSRGALREDDDYVCGNCARQR is encoded by the exons ATGGGAAAATGTGACGAGGCTAATGTCGAAGTTAGCATGGGGGACTCGGCGTCCCCCATGAAACCTGATAATTTCACGTTCACCCCGCCTCCGGAGGCTCCAGTCTTCGAACCTACGCCAGAAGAGTTCCTGGACCCACTGGCGTACATCAGCAAAATACGTCCTATCGCTGAGAAATCGGGCATTTGCAAGATAAAACCACCAGCG CACTGGCAGCCTCCGTTCGCGGTCGACGTGGACCGGCTGCGATTCACGCCGAGGATACAACGGCTCAATGAATTAGAG GCTATAACCAGAGTTAAGTTAAACTTCCTCGATCAAATAATCAAGTTCTGGGAGCTGCAGGGGTCGACCCTGAAGATTCCCACTGTGGAGCGGAAACCGCTGGATTTGTATTCACTGCACAAGATAGTACGAGAGGCCG GTGGCTTCGAAATATGTTCATCAGAGCGCAAGTGGTCGAAGATCGCGCGGCGCATGGGCTACCCTCAGGGGAAGGGCATCGGCTCCATCCTGAAGAGCCACTACGAGCGCATCCTGTACCCGTACGACGTATTCAAGAGCAACGGCGCCGTGGGGGATAACAAGGAGACG AAAATCGAAGTGAAAGGCGAGCAGACGCCGGAGAAGGCGACGTCGACGCGCAGCCGGTCGGCGTCGAAGTGTCCGGCGGGCGCGGCCGCCACCCCCCCTCCCGCGCGGCGCTACAAGCCCGAGCCCGAGCCGGCGGCGGAGGGCAGCCACGCGGAGGGCGCGCTGCCGGCCGGCGGTGACGTCATCATGAAGACCCCCATCAAGGAGGAGAGCCCCGAGACCAGGAGGACAA GTCCGCGCGAGAACAAGTGGATGTCTGCGGGCGCGAGCTGCGGCTCCCGCGGCCGCGCCACGCGCTCCACGCGCCTGCGCGAGCACCGCGTCAGCAACATGACCGTCAGCGTCACGCCCGCGCCCAAGCACCCGCCGCTCCACCCCGACGACCCG CTCGCGAAGTACATGTGCCACGTGTGCGGGCGCGGCGACGTGGAGGAGCAGATGCTGCTGTGCGACGGCTGCGACGACTCGTACCACACGTTCTGTCTCGTGCCGCCGCTCGCCGACGTGCCCAAGGGCGACTGGCGGTGCCCCGTCTGTCTCGCTGAGGAG gtATCAAAACCAGCGGAAGCGTTCGGTTTCGAGCAGGCGACGCGGGAGTACACGTTACAGCAGTTCGGTGAAATGGCGGATCAGTTCAAATCGGATTATTTCAACATGCCAGTACAC ATGGTGCCAACATCAACCGTTGAGAAAGAATTCTGGCGGATCGTGTCCTCGATTGACGAGGACGTGACAGTGGAGTACGGCGCGGACCTGCACTCCATGGACCACGGCTCCGGATTCCCGACCAAGTCCAGCGCCCACTTGTATCCAGGAGAGCAGCAGTATGCAGAATCCAGCTGGAATTTGAACAATCTCCCCGTCTTAGAGGGGTCCGTACTGGGACATATCAACGCGGATATATCTGGGATGAAG atCCCCTGGCTGTACGTTGGCATGTGTTTTGCCACATTCTGCTGGCATAACGAAGACCACTGGAGCTATTCTATCAACTATCTCCACTGGGGAGAGCCGAAGACTtg GTACGGAGTGCCAAGCTCTAAAGCGGAACAGTTCGAGGCGGCGATGAAGGCGGAGGCGCCGGAGTTGTTCCAGCTGCAGCCGGATCTGCTGCATCAGCTTGTCACCATCATGAACCCCAACGTCCTGATGAAGGCTGGTGTGCCTGTCTATAG GATGGATCAACACGCCGGCGAGTTCGTGATAACATTCCCGCGCGCATACCACGCCGGCTTCAACCAGGGCTACAACTTCGCCGAGGCCGTCAACTTCACACCGGCTGATTGG CTAAAAATGGGTCGCGAATGCATCTCGCACTACTCGACGCTGCGGCGGTACTGCGTGTTCTCGCACGACGAGCTCGTGTGCAAGATGGCGCTGGAGGCGGACTCGCTCAGCCTCAGCGTGGCCCTCGCCGCCTACAGGGACATGAGGACCATGCTGCACGACGAGAGGAAGCTGCGGAAGGCGCTGCTGGACTGG GGCGTGACGGAAGCGGAGCGCGAGGCGTTCGAGTTGCTGCCGGACGACGAGCGCCAGTGCCAGCTGTGCAAGACCACGTGCTTCCTCTCCTGCGTCACGTGTCGCTGCACGCCGCACGTCGCCTGTCTCAGACACTTCGGAGACCTGTGCCGCTGCCCACCCAACCACCACAAGTTGCG ATATCGTTACACCCTGGACGAGCTGCCCGCGATGCTGGACAAGCTGAAGAAGAAGTCCGAGCAGTTCCGCGAGTGGGCGGAGGCGGTGCAGAACGCGCTGGACCCCGACACGCCCAAGACCTGCGACCTCGACGGACTGCGCGCGCATCTCAAGAAGGCGCACGATCTCAAG aTGCACAAAACGGAGCTGGTGCGAGCCCTAGAGACGGCGATCGAAGATGCGGAGAAGTGCGCATCAGTGATCCAACAGCTCGACCTAAACAAGATGCGCACACGCACGCGCCATCACGACCCCAAGTACCGCCTCACCATACACGAGCTCACGCTCTTCGCGGCAGAGATCGACGGGCTAGCCTGCGTGCTGCCTGAAG GATCGGCGGTGAAGGAAGTGCTACGTCAAACCGCCGAGTTTGAGACCAAATCAACAGAACTACTTAACAAAGATCTGGACAAGATAGAACAGTCATACGTTCGGGAACTTGAAGAG GTTGTGGAACTAGGCTCCCGCCTCTGCATAGTTCTTCCTCAACTGGCCCCGCTGCAAGCTCGTCTTCAACAAGTGAAGTTCATTGAAGAGGTACAAGGCTACAGGGAGGAGCCGTCGACCCTCACTCCAGAGGTGATCGACAGGCTGCTGGAGGATGCTGACAAGCTGGTGCCGCATCACAGGGTCGAGGTGGAGAGGGCTGGATTGTACAAGCTTAGAG GCCAAGTGGAAGAGTGGGAGAGTCGCGCCCGAGCGATACTAGAGGCGGCGCACGCGCCGGCCGGCGACGGCGCCGACGACCCGTGCGCGCCGCCGCAGTACACCACGCTGAGCGAGGTGCAGGCGCTGCTGGGCGAGGCGGAGCGCGTGGAGGCCGCGCTGCCCTCGCGACACGCGCTGCACGCCGCGCACCAACACGCCAAGGACTGGCTCGCCAAG gTGGAGGAGATGCAGTCAAAAGACCTGTACCCATACATGCATACCGTAGAGACTATAGTGAAAAAGGGACAGCAGATCCCACTGGCGCTATACGAGAAGGACCAGCTCGCCACGGCGCTGCAGTCGGCCAAAGAGTGGAAACGTGGTGCCGCCGAAATGTTCCTCAAGAAG AACTGGCCATACTCCCTCCTCGAAGCATTATCTCCTCGCACGGACGTATCCGAAGGCTCCGGCGGGGGCCGGAAGCGAACGCGGGCGAGTGCAGCGGGCACGGGGGACGCCGAGCCCCCGCCCTCCTCGCTGGAGGCGGGCCTGTTCCTGCGCAACTTCAGCGAGGACTCCACGCCCACTGAGATCGTCGCCGCATTCAAACAGGCCGAGTTGAACGAGCTCAGTGCTATCAAACAACTTAG GGCGCGCAACATGCGCAAGGAGGTGCGCGCGCCGGCGGCGGCGGGGCTGACGTTCTGCGTGTGCCAGAAGCGCCAGTACGGCGTCATGACGCAGTGCGAGCTCTGCAAGGACTGGTTCCACG CATCCTGTATAGCCGCATCAAGGGAAGAACGTGAAGAGTCTCCAGACCGCATGGAGACATCGTCGTCAATGGCAATCGAGCCGAAATTTCTTTGCCCGGACTGCGTGCGGACGCAACGACCCAAACTGGACCGAATTCTCGCTCTGCTG GTATGGCTGCAAAAACTACCAGTCCGACTGGCTGAAGGCGAAGCTCTACAATGCGTGACAGAGCGTGCGATGGCGTGGCAGGATTCTGCGCGTGCGCTGCTCAACGACCACCGACTGCCCGACCACCAGCAGGACCGTCAGGATCGGCAGGCCAGCCGGGAGCGAGCTGATAAACTCAACGCCGAGTTGAAGAAAGCCACGGGAAGAGCGCATGATGCACATAATTTGTCGCAGAatcaaag GTCGATGGCGAGCGTGGAGCACGCCTACAGCGCGTCGCCGCGCTCGCCGcacgccgccagcgccgcgctgCTGCACAAGCTCGAGGACCTCATGCTCGAGGGCGACCTGCTCGAG GTCCGTCTAGAAGAGCAGGCGCAAGTATGGGCTGCGGTgtgggcggcgcgcggcgccgaGGGCCGGCGAGGGGCGCGCGCACTCGACGCCGGCACCACCGCGCACACCGCGCACCCCGCCCACCCCGCCCACCCGGGACACACAGCGCGGCGCAAGCGCGCGCCGCGGCCCGCGCGACATCACCACCCGCTCAAGCGCACGCGCACCAGGCATCACCATG GTACAACAACTACAACAAAACCCACAATTAAGAGAGGCACAACAACCACAACAAATTATCTCAACAGAAAACAG GGCATGTCGTCCGGCTCGAGCCTGATGATGCGCAAGCACTACATGGCGCGACAGGAACGGCGCAAGCGAGGTCTCGCCTCCCAAAGAGG
- the LOC115441216 gene encoding lysine-specific demethylase 5B isoform X2, translated as MGKCDEANVEVSMGDSASPMKPDNFTFTPPPEAPVFEPTPEEFLDPLAYISKIRPIAEKSGICKIKPPAHWQPPFAVDVDRLRFTPRIQRLNELEAITRVKLNFLDQIIKFWELQGSTLKIPTVERKPLDLYSLHKIVREAGGFEICSSERKWSKIARRMGYPQGKGIGSILKSHYERILYPYDVFKSNGAVGDNKETKIEVKGEQTPEKATSTRSRSASKCPAGAAATPPPARRYKPEPEPAAEGSHAEGALPAGGDVIMKTPIKEESPETRRTSPRENKWMSAGASCGSRGRATRSTRLREHRVSNMTVSVTPAPKHPPLHPDDPLAKYMCHVCGRGDVEEQMLLCDGCDDSYHTFCLVPPLADVPKGDWRCPVCLAEEVSKPAEAFGFEQATREYTLQQFGEMADQFKSDYFNMPVHMVPTSTVEKEFWRIVSSIDEDVTVEYGADLHSMDHGSGFPTKSSAHLYPGEQQYAESSWNLNNLPVLEGSVLGHINADISGMKIPWLYVGMCFATFCWHNEDHWSYSINYLHWGEPKTWYGVPSSKAEQFEAAMKAEAPELFQLQPDLLHQLVTIMNPNVLMKAGVPVYRMDQHAGEFVITFPRAYHAGFNQGYNFAEAVNFTPADWLKMGRECISHYSTLRRYCVFSHDELVCKMALEADSLSLSVALAAYRDMRTMLHDERKLRKALLDWGVTEAEREAFELLPDDERQCQLCKTTCFLSCVTCRCTPHVACLRHFGDLCRCPPNHHKLRYRYTLDELPAMLDKLKKKSEQFREWAEAVQNALDPDTPKTCDLDGLRAHLKKAHDLKMHKTELVRALETAIEDAEKCASVIQQLDLNKMRTRTRHHDPKYRLTIHELTLFAAEIDGLACVLPEGSAVKEVLRQTAEFETKSTELLNKDLDKIEQSYVRELEEVVELGSRLCIVLPQLAPLQARLQQVKFIEEVQGYREEPSTLTPEVIDRLLEDADKLVPHHRVEVERAGLYKLRGQVEEWESRARAILEAAHAPAGDGADDPCAPPQYTTLSEVQALLGEAERVEAALPSRHALHAAHQHAKDWLAKVEEMQSKDLYPYMHTVETIVKKGQQIPLALYEKDQLATALQSAKEWKRGAAEMFLKKNWPYSLLEALSPRTDVSEGSGGGRKRTRASAAGTGDAEPPPSSLEAGLFLRNFSEDSTPTEIVAAFKQAELNELSAIKQLRARNMRKEVRAPAAAGLTFCVCQKRQYGVMTQCELCKDWFHASCIAASREEREESPDRMETSSSMAIEPKFLCPDCVRTQRPKLDRILALLVWLQKLPVRLAEGEALQCVTERAMAWQDSARALLNDHRLPDHQQDRQDRQASRERADKLNAELKKATGRAHDAHNLSQNQRSMASVEHAYSASPRSPHAASAALLHKLEDLMLEGDLLEVRLEEQAQVWAAVWAARGAEGRRGARALDAGTTAHTAHPAHPAHPGHTARRKRAPRPARHHHPLKRTRTRHHHGTTTTTKPTIKRGTTTTTNYLNRKQGMSSGSSLMMRKHYMARQERRKRGLASQRGDSASQGSGSRAASAGRRSSSSSMSSADDDEDCAAANCLRPTGKEVDWVQCDGGCDQWFHMHCVGLSRGALREDDDYVCGNCARQR; from the exons ATGGGAAAATGTGACGAGGCTAATGTCGAAGTTAGCATGGGGGACTCGGCGTCCCCCATGAAACCTGATAATTTCACGTTCACCCCGCCTCCGGAGGCTCCAGTCTTCGAACCTACGCCAGAAGAGTTCCTGGACCCACTGGCGTACATCAGCAAAATACGTCCTATCGCTGAGAAATCGGGCATTTGCAAGATAAAACCACCAGCG CACTGGCAGCCTCCGTTCGCGGTCGACGTGGACCGGCTGCGATTCACGCCGAGGATACAACGGCTCAATGAATTAGAG GCTATAACCAGAGTTAAGTTAAACTTCCTCGATCAAATAATCAAGTTCTGGGAGCTGCAGGGGTCGACCCTGAAGATTCCCACTGTGGAGCGGAAACCGCTGGATTTGTATTCACTGCACAAGATAGTACGAGAGGCCG GTGGCTTCGAAATATGTTCATCAGAGCGCAAGTGGTCGAAGATCGCGCGGCGCATGGGCTACCCTCAGGGGAAGGGCATCGGCTCCATCCTGAAGAGCCACTACGAGCGCATCCTGTACCCGTACGACGTATTCAAGAGCAACGGCGCCGTGGGGGATAACAAGGAGACG AAAATCGAAGTGAAAGGCGAGCAGACGCCGGAGAAGGCGACGTCGACGCGCAGCCGGTCGGCGTCGAAGTGTCCGGCGGGCGCGGCCGCCACCCCCCCTCCCGCGCGGCGCTACAAGCCCGAGCCCGAGCCGGCGGCGGAGGGCAGCCACGCGGAGGGCGCGCTGCCGGCCGGCGGTGACGTCATCATGAAGACCCCCATCAAGGAGGAGAGCCCCGAGACCAGGAGGACAA GTCCGCGCGAGAACAAGTGGATGTCTGCGGGCGCGAGCTGCGGCTCCCGCGGCCGCGCCACGCGCTCCACGCGCCTGCGCGAGCACCGCGTCAGCAACATGACCGTCAGCGTCACGCCCGCGCCCAAGCACCCGCCGCTCCACCCCGACGACCCG CTCGCGAAGTACATGTGCCACGTGTGCGGGCGCGGCGACGTGGAGGAGCAGATGCTGCTGTGCGACGGCTGCGACGACTCGTACCACACGTTCTGTCTCGTGCCGCCGCTCGCCGACGTGCCCAAGGGCGACTGGCGGTGCCCCGTCTGTCTCGCTGAGGAG gtATCAAAACCAGCGGAAGCGTTCGGTTTCGAGCAGGCGACGCGGGAGTACACGTTACAGCAGTTCGGTGAAATGGCGGATCAGTTCAAATCGGATTATTTCAACATGCCAGTACAC ATGGTGCCAACATCAACCGTTGAGAAAGAATTCTGGCGGATCGTGTCCTCGATTGACGAGGACGTGACAGTGGAGTACGGCGCGGACCTGCACTCCATGGACCACGGCTCCGGATTCCCGACCAAGTCCAGCGCCCACTTGTATCCAGGAGAGCAGCAGTATGCAGAATCCAGCTGGAATTTGAACAATCTCCCCGTCTTAGAGGGGTCCGTACTGGGACATATCAACGCGGATATATCTGGGATGAAG atCCCCTGGCTGTACGTTGGCATGTGTTTTGCCACATTCTGCTGGCATAACGAAGACCACTGGAGCTATTCTATCAACTATCTCCACTGGGGAGAGCCGAAGACTtg GTACGGAGTGCCAAGCTCTAAAGCGGAACAGTTCGAGGCGGCGATGAAGGCGGAGGCGCCGGAGTTGTTCCAGCTGCAGCCGGATCTGCTGCATCAGCTTGTCACCATCATGAACCCCAACGTCCTGATGAAGGCTGGTGTGCCTGTCTATAG GATGGATCAACACGCCGGCGAGTTCGTGATAACATTCCCGCGCGCATACCACGCCGGCTTCAACCAGGGCTACAACTTCGCCGAGGCCGTCAACTTCACACCGGCTGATTGG CTAAAAATGGGTCGCGAATGCATCTCGCACTACTCGACGCTGCGGCGGTACTGCGTGTTCTCGCACGACGAGCTCGTGTGCAAGATGGCGCTGGAGGCGGACTCGCTCAGCCTCAGCGTGGCCCTCGCCGCCTACAGGGACATGAGGACCATGCTGCACGACGAGAGGAAGCTGCGGAAGGCGCTGCTGGACTGG GGCGTGACGGAAGCGGAGCGCGAGGCGTTCGAGTTGCTGCCGGACGACGAGCGCCAGTGCCAGCTGTGCAAGACCACGTGCTTCCTCTCCTGCGTCACGTGTCGCTGCACGCCGCACGTCGCCTGTCTCAGACACTTCGGAGACCTGTGCCGCTGCCCACCCAACCACCACAAGTTGCG ATATCGTTACACCCTGGACGAGCTGCCCGCGATGCTGGACAAGCTGAAGAAGAAGTCCGAGCAGTTCCGCGAGTGGGCGGAGGCGGTGCAGAACGCGCTGGACCCCGACACGCCCAAGACCTGCGACCTCGACGGACTGCGCGCGCATCTCAAGAAGGCGCACGATCTCAAG aTGCACAAAACGGAGCTGGTGCGAGCCCTAGAGACGGCGATCGAAGATGCGGAGAAGTGCGCATCAGTGATCCAACAGCTCGACCTAAACAAGATGCGCACACGCACGCGCCATCACGACCCCAAGTACCGCCTCACCATACACGAGCTCACGCTCTTCGCGGCAGAGATCGACGGGCTAGCCTGCGTGCTGCCTGAAG GATCGGCGGTGAAGGAAGTGCTACGTCAAACCGCCGAGTTTGAGACCAAATCAACAGAACTACTTAACAAAGATCTGGACAAGATAGAACAGTCATACGTTCGGGAACTTGAAGAG GTTGTGGAACTAGGCTCCCGCCTCTGCATAGTTCTTCCTCAACTGGCCCCGCTGCAAGCTCGTCTTCAACAAGTGAAGTTCATTGAAGAGGTACAAGGCTACAGGGAGGAGCCGTCGACCCTCACTCCAGAGGTGATCGACAGGCTGCTGGAGGATGCTGACAAGCTGGTGCCGCATCACAGGGTCGAGGTGGAGAGGGCTGGATTGTACAAGCTTAGAG GCCAAGTGGAAGAGTGGGAGAGTCGCGCCCGAGCGATACTAGAGGCGGCGCACGCGCCGGCCGGCGACGGCGCCGACGACCCGTGCGCGCCGCCGCAGTACACCACGCTGAGCGAGGTGCAGGCGCTGCTGGGCGAGGCGGAGCGCGTGGAGGCCGCGCTGCCCTCGCGACACGCGCTGCACGCCGCGCACCAACACGCCAAGGACTGGCTCGCCAAG gTGGAGGAGATGCAGTCAAAAGACCTGTACCCATACATGCATACCGTAGAGACTATAGTGAAAAAGGGACAGCAGATCCCACTGGCGCTATACGAGAAGGACCAGCTCGCCACGGCGCTGCAGTCGGCCAAAGAGTGGAAACGTGGTGCCGCCGAAATGTTCCTCAAGAAG AACTGGCCATACTCCCTCCTCGAAGCATTATCTCCTCGCACGGACGTATCCGAAGGCTCCGGCGGGGGCCGGAAGCGAACGCGGGCGAGTGCAGCGGGCACGGGGGACGCCGAGCCCCCGCCCTCCTCGCTGGAGGCGGGCCTGTTCCTGCGCAACTTCAGCGAGGACTCCACGCCCACTGAGATCGTCGCCGCATTCAAACAGGCCGAGTTGAACGAGCTCAGTGCTATCAAACAACTTAG GGCGCGCAACATGCGCAAGGAGGTGCGCGCGCCGGCGGCGGCGGGGCTGACGTTCTGCGTGTGCCAGAAGCGCCAGTACGGCGTCATGACGCAGTGCGAGCTCTGCAAGGACTGGTTCCACG CATCCTGTATAGCCGCATCAAGGGAAGAACGTGAAGAGTCTCCAGACCGCATGGAGACATCGTCGTCAATGGCAATCGAGCCGAAATTTCTTTGCCCGGACTGCGTGCGGACGCAACGACCCAAACTGGACCGAATTCTCGCTCTGCTG GTATGGCTGCAAAAACTACCAGTCCGACTGGCTGAAGGCGAAGCTCTACAATGCGTGACAGAGCGTGCGATGGCGTGGCAGGATTCTGCGCGTGCGCTGCTCAACGACCACCGACTGCCCGACCACCAGCAGGACCGTCAGGATCGGCAGGCCAGCCGGGAGCGAGCTGATAAACTCAACGCCGAGTTGAAGAAAGCCACGGGAAGAGCGCATGATGCACATAATTTGTCGCAGAatcaaag GTCGATGGCGAGCGTGGAGCACGCCTACAGCGCGTCGCCGCGCTCGCCGcacgccgccagcgccgcgctgCTGCACAAGCTCGAGGACCTCATGCTCGAGGGCGACCTGCTCGAG GTCCGTCTAGAAGAGCAGGCGCAAGTATGGGCTGCGGTgtgggcggcgcgcggcgccgaGGGCCGGCGAGGGGCGCGCGCACTCGACGCCGGCACCACCGCGCACACCGCGCACCCCGCCCACCCCGCCCACCCGGGACACACAGCGCGGCGCAAGCGCGCGCCGCGGCCCGCGCGACATCACCACCCGCTCAAGCGCACGCGCACCAGGCATCACCATG GTACAACAACTACAACAAAACCCACAATTAAGAGAGGCACAACAACCACAACAAATTATCTCAACAGAAAACAG GGCATGTCGTCCGGCTCGAGCCTGATGATGCGCAAGCACTACATGGCGCGACAGGAACGGCGCAAGCGAGGTCTCGCCTCCCAAAGAG